Within Paralichthys olivaceus isolate ysfri-2021 chromosome 19, ASM2471397v2, whole genome shotgun sequence, the genomic segment tgttctcatcAAAATCCCTTCATTTAAGTGCAGCTTCTGAAACTGTAGAGGTGTTTTGCACATGTTCCTAATGGTTCCTAAAGTTATTCAGCAGAGTCCTATCATATCGCCTTAATGGTTTTTTGTGGTTGTAACAGGTTTGAGAGGAACCCTTCAAGCAGCGTAGTGCATTTGGACCCTTTGTAAACAGGGGGTTGGAGTTAGTGTCTATGTGAGATCGAGAGGGGGTGAGGAAGGGGGCTTCGGGTATTATCAAAATTTCTTGTCCTTAGTTGGTTCCCAACTCATCCAGAGAGCACATTCAGGGGAGTGAACTTTGGGATCTCACTTTGTTTATGGATAGGAGTACATAAAAGGCCTCTTATagctctgtctctcactctcactcagtCTTCTACCCCTCCTCTTCTCTACTCCCATagcttctccctctctctttctttctcttttccatttGGGCATTAGGGTGGGGGTCCTTTGGTCATTAataaaatggagagagagatggggagtGGGTGtatgtgttgggggggggggggggcgcttgTCAGGCACAGTCAAGTGTAATCCAAAGTCTACAGCATCCTCTTCGACAACTATTTTAATGGAAATGGGGAACATATTGTATCAAGGCTACCATATCCTACTTGAAATGACAGTATCAAAAGTGGGAGTTGATACTATGGCAACAAAGCAGCTTTTTGCCAGCTCTGCGAGTCTAGGCTGTCAGGCCACAGGGGCCGGCAAGCAAGGGAACGAGTGAGAGAGTACACGGAGAGGCGAGAGCAAAGGAACCATAGCCTTAATGCTTTTGTTCcatgtctttttttgtctcccCCGTTTGGAATATGATGCAATGAGATGGTATTATGTTGCCATTTTTAATGCTGTTATACTGAAAGGGGAGTATATGGGAGGGGTAAGAAGGGGGCATGGGGGAGGTTTAGGATGCGCACTCTCAAACTTGACTTAATCCATCCTGCTAAAAGCTAATGCATGGTGGCCTTGAACtgttctctcaggagatgaGTGATCTTTGTCccctctctccgtctttctGTCTCGCTGTTTTTAAGGGTTCTGCCTCTTTTCAACCCATTTTCAATAAGCCTAAGGTATTGTGTCCCTCACATTATGAATCACTGGCTCTTCCATGAAGCGTAGATTGCACCTTGTACACACAAAATGGAAATTAAAGGTAGGAGGTGTACTTTGAAAGATCAGCATCTAGCTTTATGCTCTTTTCTGgatacaggattttttttctttcaaacctgcttttaaatatttcccatgttgtgtttattaggcttttcatttttatacttCCGCTAACTTCACTTTCATACACCCTCTTTTTATTCTGTCTCTCAGAAAGTGAGAGAGGCAAAGTGTGCCTTTTTAGACAATTAATGAAATGCTAAGACGAGGCTGGGCTGGGCTGGTCCCATGTCCCAATCACTGCAGGGGCCAGTAAGTTGAGACACCCGGGCCCTAACCTCTAACCAGCCATGAAGAGAACAGAGGCCAGGGGAAACCTGATCTTTGACTCGTAGAGCTCTCACGCACCgactttttctgtgtgtgtgagagagaaagggagattGAGACCTCTCATTTTTCAGTTCTGTCATTTTCGTTCCTCCCCTTGTCCTGCAAGGCCAATCTCTTAATCACAGGGTTTGAGAGGGTGAGAGGATTGAAAGGCCAGGTGACTTTCTTCCCTTACACTCGCCCTGCTAACCTCATTGTCTGGAGATGGCTCCACTGTGGGTACAAACAAGCTCTGAATGCTTTGGGCTATTATATTTACGTTGCTAACTAGATGACTTCACACCTGTTCACGTCTACCGTGTGTACGTCAGTGTTTGGTTGTGCACAGTTAAGTGTTTTCTGTGTGCGCATGATGGGATTAGAGTCACGGCGGTGGCAGATTACCTGTAACTGTGATCTGTTGTGGTGGGGATTAACTTTGTGGCGCTCCATGCTGTGAGGTAACATGACGCAGCAGGGACAGAGCGCGGTGAGAGGAGAGTGAAGTTAATTCTAGAGCAGTGGGGCGATAAAGCTAAAATAATCCACTTCTCCTGTGAcctgagaaagaggaggagtgaggggcTCATTGACAACTTCACCTGGAAAGAATTTGAAATTAGTGGGGTGTGTGAGTTGGGGTGATACAGGAAAAACTCGGTGGGAAAGAGGGAGTGGCAGAGACAATTTAAGTGAGTTTACAGGCACCTATTGTATCTCCCATTATCATAACTGTCATCTAAACCCAGCTATATCAACTGCGTTAAGGATTTCATCAAAGAACATATTGAAAGAGCTATGTTGTAACAATATTAGAATTAACGTCTTGCATGCTGTAAAGTCTGGCTTCTGTATGTGCTTTGATCTCATGCAGGCCCCACAAAGGTCACGGAATGAACTGGTTGCaaaatggtttgtttgtttaaaaagcaGCTAATGTGGTCGGGGGGAAAAACAGTAATGGTGTCACACACAAGCAGGAATTGAACATATTTATCTTTGCTTAAAAACAAAGCACgttaaaacaagaaaataaccTTATGACATATGGTGTTATCAGAGAGTTATCATAGAGGAAACCTAAATTTTATTGCAATTCATATAATGGAACATGAAAAGGTTTCAGATGGAAACGTAACCTGTGGAGCCAACATCTGAAGTTTTTGAACCAATTCCATAAAAAAGTTTTCCCCCACGGTTTTCTCTGACTAACCCTCATTCCTGAATGAGATTTTGGACCATTAAAGGCATCTGTACAGTGTAATGCAATCCAGTACAACAGCTGCTCCACATATTTCTACCTACTATTGCCAGTTTTTGTTGGCCTATCACAGATTGTATGTTTAAGACTGAGGTCTTAGTGTTGGTGTTGTACAGGAGTATGGAACAGTGTTATCTTTATAAAGGTAGTATTTATGACCACTGATTTATGACTTATTGAATTATTCCCAtttgtgacatttatttttcagttgaaCAAGATATCACAATCATCATtatgagatttttattttattttaagtttttactctttcacattttctggagacggaggagaagacCGGAGCCGAGAGGGAAAATATAAATTCCTGTCAGATTTTCTGCCCTTGAGTCTCCTCTCAAGGGCAGAAAATCTGACTTATTATCACAGAGCAGgggaaataaagagagaaaaaactgaaagGGAGAGGCCATGAGAGCGTAAAGACCactcctgctctcctccctcctcaatTAATCCTGCACAGACCAGATGAAGCTCCCAACCTctccactttttcttttcttcctttaagcctttttttttgcttatcCATTTACTCAGCCTTCTAGTTAACTCTCCATCCCCTTTACTGCACACGGTCATCTGCTCATCGATCAGTCTGCTGTTCAAACTGTATTCGTGCTGCACCTACTTGCTCGGTTGCCTTGCTCTTgtgattcctcctcctcccgtgAATTCTGACCTTCTCCGAATGTGGCCCGCCAATGAAATGCTCATTCATTCTCTCCTTGTTTGTACATTGTCATGGGATGGCCATGTGCCGCCAGGACTAGTGAAGAGGTTTGGCATTGTGCTGTAATGTGCTGTTTGCTTCAGTGTTCTCTGTCAATGTCGAAACATCTCCTCTTTTTAATATGAAATTCGCTCTCGAGTGCTTGTCAACAGCAACTTAGAATTATGCACACATCTGTGCACTGGTATACACGAAcgcacagaggaagaaaaaaattgcaaaaaaaccttctcggtgcaATAGACCTTGGTGAGCAAAACATAAGTGAACTTTGCCTGAAGGCCAGTTTAAATTTTTCTATTCAGTTTGGCTCAATTTGAAggagtctttgttttattttctctcctcattCCTTCATTTTTATAAAGTCAGAGTAGATACCACAAGGCTACCTTAAACCAATTCAATAAGAAATTAACTTTCTCTTCATGTTTGCACAATCTCTCATGGCAGCGATCATTATGCTCTTTTCACTGTTGGCACACAGAGTACAACCTGTGAGTTAGTTTGTCGTTGTTAAAATCCTCCTATggaacatgtttaaatgtgtttatgacCAATGCTAAGTTCCTGGGTGAAACTAAACCATATGGTGGTTTTACTAATAACAAACTTTCTTTTAATAACTCAAGGTGTATGTTCAGGTGTTCCAGTGTACCTGAAGTCCTGTTTTCTGTGCTTTAGGGTAGCATGGTGTTACCCTAAAGATTTTTTAGTATTGATTAAGCCATCAATTCTTTTATCAATAAATAGTTTGGATTCAATTTTTTCAGGAAAGAAATCTTTGTaaggatttgtttgtgttttattctgaaggttGGTACAAAAAGAGACAAGCATTCTGAGCTTTCACTATTTTCAAGATTAAACGATTTACTAATGAAAAATAGTAGccatattaataaataataagcaCAATGCCTTACAGTGCATGTAGAAAACTGTACCAGCTGAACTTGGATTCATTGAAATCTTTATGTAACTCAACTTTCTGAGCTTTACTTTGTGCCttaaagaaaatctgatttCTTCAATTCATGTAACTGCTACAATGGTTTAAAAAGAATTCCTTTGTAAATGAAGGCAGCTGTTAACGGTTTGccacttttgtgtgtgtgtgtgtttgtgtgttcacagaCCAACCTACCAATCTTCAAGCTGAAGGAGTCTTGTGTTCGGAGGCGATACAGTGACTTTGAGTGGCTCAGAGCggagctggagagggagagcaagGTGAGACTTTGAGGGTAACTTGACACAAAGCCTCTCAAGTACTTGGTTTATCAAATCATTACATAGCATGGGCCGTTTCTGCTCTGCACTTGATCAGGGAGTGAGCTGTTGAAAGATCTTCAGGGCCATATACATTTTtcaaggaaggttttaagtttGACCACATGATGCAGGCTCGCTTTCAGgttgttttactgtttaataAATTGCTTGTTTAACTGCTACTCTGTGATTTCCCGTGTTTGCTCTCTTGTCATAGGTGGTCGTCCCTCCTCTCCCAGGAAAAGCTCTTTTACGGCAGTTTCCGTTTCGAGGAGATAATGGGATATTTGATGACCTCTTCATTGAGGAGCGAAGACAGGGTTTGGAGCAGTTTCTCAACAAGTAAGCCTTTCCacatcttctgtctctctccgaTGTTCCACTACTTTGCCACAAGGTCAAAACAATTTACTCATTACaatttttgtctctttgtactTGCTGTCGTCCAACGCTTGTTCCTTAGCAATGTCTTATTTTAACTCTCAAGAACAATGAAACACTTTTCAATAAGTAGATTCAACTTTTCCACTTCTCCTCATATTGTTAACAAACTGAACCCACAGAGAcgagcagtttttttttcctcactatCCTCCttaattctcttttttaattACGTCGGAAAAGGATAAGAATACCCAAAGAGGACTCAAGTGCACACCCCAGAACATAATTTttcccacatttgttttattgttgatgTGTAATTTATGATAATTGCAGCTCAAATTACAGCGCCTGGTTCCATGGGATGGTGTGTGCACCTCTGCTTATTTTTGATCCAGCATGTCCTCGTTTTCAGCTGCAGAACAATAAAAGTTACAGTCTGACTGTAATTATTTGCTTTGATTGCAGTCTTGGCCATTATCTTGGTTTCATGTGCAAATGCATCAATGTTTCCTGGTGGAATATTAAGTGTGCAAAGACAGTTGAGAAAATTAAAAtccataaatatgttttttaaagaagatGAGAAAGTGCTGGCAattaagaccccccccccctttcctccAATGAATGAATAACTGTTGTTGATCATAGCATTGTTCAGACGTAATACTGGCCAACATGGCTGGCAGCATTGTTTGAACGTGTGATTGAGAGCATTGTGAAGAAGAAATCTTTTAGGAACGGTAAACACGACTGTCGCTGTGAAGAAAGTGAGTACAAGAAGAATAACCGTCAGTTTTCTGATTAGCCTCAAATGTAGAGTAATTCATGCTTCAGATAGAAAAAGAAGGGCTTACCCCTCCCCACTTCCAAAAGCAAGCAAGGCCCATCAGATTTTCACATTCTTCTTCTGCACCTTGTCCTCAATGTCAACTGCAGATCTCCAAAACCTATTAAATAGAGTTGGTTTTTCCGATGATTACCCCGGTATCTGGCCCGTCGGTTCCTGCCTGAGCTGCTTAATTTCACTGAAATATTTCCATTTAGAGGTCATACGTGCAATGTCATCATGTTGATCTGTTCTGGATAAAATGAGATGTTTGAGGCTCTCAGGTGCACGGGCTCATGCACATTAAGCTCATGTGCGTCATCTGAAGGGACATCAAGGGAAACCCAATGTCATCTTGGCTTTAACTGTATTCTCGAAATGTAGCCATAATATACAGCTGTAATACAGattaatttcattaatttcaaTAAATCGTACTTGGatatatataattcattttgggggaaaaacacaaatacctTTCAGCAGTATTCCTCAAAACTGTGATTTCTCATGTCAGAGTTAATGGGTCGAGTTTCTTTGGGATCTTAATTGAAATTGAAACTTCCTTCTTGTTTATTGAaggtgacagaaaaaaaacttctatTATAGTAAAGTTAAAAAGCTTGTGACCACAACCACACATCCATATCCACAAACCAATATCTGTTAAATACAACAGGTCAGTATGTACTGCATAGTCAGTCTTCAGTTGTGATATGAGGACTGGTTATGCTGTTTCTTTACTGTTAACATAacacatattgatttttgtgattaTCTCACAGATGAATACCAAGATATTCTCCAGCTAAAGATCCTTTTACTcgtcatcctctctctctcacaccatGTTTCCATTCTAAAGCTGTGGCACAAATCCATACTCACACTATTTCTACACTGGTTTTGTGTGTACTGGGTTTACATTGTAAAAGTTACTAATTGTAGTTTGCGCTggttaattaaataaaacatatatgtGCATGTTAGTGAAACAGCTCTGGCAAGTATTTTGAGTTCTTGTTTATGTGTAACAATCATGGACGATGAAGATTAGTATATATTACATACTTTATACAGTATGGTATGGATGTCAATAACTCAACAACTGAACTGGCAATAATGTCCACATTACAATGTTCTGTCtttataagaagaagaagaataaaagagaaaggTTTCATTGTGCAGTGAGGATTTTGTGGGATTCAACCATAAGAATATGAGGGAAatgtttgtttacttttcaGCATAtctttgaaatacatttttatggaAAATTTAATATCTTACCTTCAACTTAGAAAATGTAACTTGTGTTCACTGCTCTCCATAACTCCATTATACACATGTAGATATACTGAATACTCTCACATGTTCATACACTTATCACTTGAAATATCCCCTCATATCCTTCACATTACAAAGGATTCCTGAATTAATCCTGCTTCAAACCTGCCCTTTGCtcttgtgtgtgttacagagtgGCCGGTCACCCTTTAGCCCAGAACGAACGATGCCTGCACATGTTTCTACAGGACGAGTCTTTGGACAAGAACTACACCCCATCCAAAATCAGACAAgcctgaaatgaaaaagaaaaaaagatggctCTGCTTGGCCTGGTCTGGCTCGACCCCGCTCGGCTCAGCCTGGCCCGACAACCCAAAGCTCTCTTCACTGCTTCAGGTTTCTCTCAgacaataaacatttcaaagacaACTTCCCCTCCTCGCGTCCCCCAAAATAATATAATTCACTGCCTCTTTTAGTTAAATTCGTGACCCTGATCggtgtttgttttcactttttaattggAGTCAAGAATGTTCTACACATTAACTGTGGTTCAAAGTAATTTATAGTAATTTCTCTTTATGTCTGGAAATGCCACTAACATGgatatattatgtatttatcaTTTAGCTATGTCTtgaatatattcatttatatagTAACATTGAATAAGACTTCTATGTATGCAATGCTCCTGTAAAGACCCACATTTCCCATCGTATATATCCAATACACCATAACAAGCAACTAAACACTCACATATATGTGATGGGCCTTGACACTTAGTTGATCCACCCTTAAAAAGGAagcacgtttgtgtgtgtatatcaaCCAGCACCTGCCCAGTTATCACGAGGATTTTCGAGCAGGAAAGATttaatttacacagagggaACTGCAGTATTTCTACGGGCTATATGCATTTTGAGATTTGTATACTGCTGTgccatttttctttattttgaagattTTCCAATAAAATAGGTGAAATGTCTCCACGTAGAAGTACATTTGTTGATTCGGACTGTCGACCCATCCACATTTGATTGTCAAGTTGTGGCAGCCATTATATCTAATATTAACTTTgcttatacatttatttttcaataaacaCATCATCTACTCTTTCTATTACAAAGAGGTTTCAGACCTATGACTAAAATTTGTTACACCTGCCCTGAGTTTTGAGTTAATAATAGTTTGAACTGCTTGCAAAGGGAATCAACAACACTCAAAAGTACAGGTACAGAAATGCCTTAATTAAGTCAACTCATGTTTGATGTATGATTAACAGCTATGAACTCCTTTATTTTGCAGATCTTTGGTGCTTCTGTTTGCTTAAACATGTCCGTccattataatatatatttttaaatagatttgtcACCTTGTAGCTTATAGAAATGAAGACTGTTGGTTCATGCAGTGACATGTATGCAGATGTTAACATCTGACTTCCAATTGGACACAAACCGCTTCATGTTTTCTATTAGAAGAGGTGAAGTTCTGTGTTTAGAGCCCGATCAAACACATGAATGATAATGTTTAATGGATAAATTAATGGGATATAGATTAATTTCTGATTTAACTAATAAGAGAAACTCATATAGTGACTTGATTACTCATGTAATGATACACTAACTCATTAAATCAACAGTTGAAAATTAGTTATACATTACTGAAGAAATTTGAAACAACTGGGAAATAAATTGAAATTGTATGAAACAATGTACACCAAATTAAATCCTTGATGAGGAACACTACTATTCACAAGAACATGAAGTGCAAACCTGCTTTGTAACTGCAGCTGATCGTTTCTATATCTACATCATACGAAAACAGTTTACTTCAGTGTATTTTATTCTCTTGGTTACAACTCTAAACAGTTATAACTCTTATGTATttacaacagaataaaaacatcacaggTCACAAAAACATCCCCAagtgctgattttttttcacccaGTGTTAGTGTCTAACTTCACAAAGTCGACCTAAACAGTTTAATGTTGCGCCTCAAACGGGACACACCGACACAAACATGGACAGTTaccacttaaatacaaacatctTCAGATTAATGTACTTTTACA encodes:
- the snx3 gene encoding sorting nexin-3 codes for the protein MADTIADTRRLFSKPQNLNDAYGPPSNFLEIDVIKPETIGVGRGRHTTYEVKLKTNLPIFKLKESCVRRRYSDFEWLRAELERESKVVVPPLPGKALLRQFPFRGDNGIFDDLFIEERRQGLEQFLNKVAGHPLAQNERCLHMFLQDESLDKNYTPSKIRQA